In Nitrospirota bacterium, a single window of DNA contains:
- a CDS encoding FMN-binding protein, producing the protein MSRGILTPKVNTASLDRLHVDSRSRSRFSLAGRALGSLRRARAFLLVTIVLLNATCAIAPLRKEPVDISRILDGVYAGRASSWPNEAEVQVTVREGRMTGIELVRHRASWIGRRAESAIPLRIIEKQSADVDAVTGATNSSRVIMHAVYDALE; encoded by the coding sequence ATGTCACGGGGCATTTTAACGCCGAAGGTCAACACGGCGTCTCTCGATCGGCTTCACGTCGACTCTCGGTCGCGCAGTCGCTTCTCCCTCGCCGGGCGGGCCCTGGGGTCCCTCCGTCGAGCACGAGCTTTTCTGCTGGTCACGATCGTTCTGCTGAACGCAACCTGCGCGATCGCGCCGCTCAGGAAAGAACCGGTGGATATCAGCAGGATCCTCGACGGAGTTTATGCGGGCCGTGCCAGCAGCTGGCCGAACGAGGCAGAGGTGCAGGTGACGGTGCGGGAAGGCAGGATGACCGGCATAGAGCTGGTACGGCACCGGGCGTCCTGGATCGGCAGGAGGGCCGAGTCGGCGATCCCGCTGAGGATCATCGAGAAACAGTCGGCGGACGTTGACGCCGTGACCGGCGCGACGAACAGCAGCAGGGTGATCATGCATGCGGTGTACGATGCGCTGGAA
- a CDS encoding putative toxin-antitoxin system toxin component, PIN family, with product MKALFDTNVLLAAFLTEGVCAKLLTRARKRQFDLVTCPFILHEFEGILVKKFASTKQEKENAVALIAEAARDIVQPSGKLSGVCRDKDDDNVLSCALEAAADYVVTGDKDLLALKSFRGTGIITPREFELLFDR from the coding sequence GTGAAGGCGCTCTTTGATACCAATGTGCTTCTTGCTGCATTTCTCACTGAAGGCGTCTGCGCGAAACTTCTCACGCGGGCGCGGAAACGTCAATTCGACCTCGTCACCTGTCCCTTCATCCTTCACGAATTCGAAGGCATCCTTGTCAAAAAGTTCGCATCAACAAAACAGGAAAAGGAGAACGCCGTGGCATTGATCGCCGAGGCGGCCCGAGACATCGTGCAGCCCTCCGGGAAATTGTCCGGTGTCTGCCGGGACAAAGATGACGACAATGTTCTTTCTTGTGCCCTGGAAGCAGCGGCTGATTACGTGGTCACCGGAGACAAGGACCTGCTTGCATTGAAATCGTTCCGGGGGACAGGAATTATCACGCCAAGAGAGTTTGAACTGCTGTTTGACAGGTGA
- a CDS encoding ribbon-helix-helix protein, CopG family, translating into MRSVLSISLPDKVARELERYAKSQGRNKSDVVKESISIYLWESRFEGARKSLSARAKKKGMVTDEDIFKEVS; encoded by the coding sequence ATGAGATCAGTCCTGTCAATAAGTCTCCCTGACAAGGTCGCCCGCGAGCTCGAACGGTACGCAAAAAGCCAGGGAAGAAACAAGAGCGACGTTGTCAAGGAATCGATCAGCATATACCTTTGGGAATCCAGGTTCGAGGGCGCGAGAAAAAGCCTCAGCGCGAGGGCGAAGAAGAAGGGCATGGTAACGGACGAAGATATCTTTAAGGAAGTGTCGTGA
- a CDS encoding MDR family MFS transporter, producing the protein MSEELPDIAPASRREVRTVFAGLMLALMLASLDQNIVGVALPRIVSDLGGLSHLSWVVTSFLLTSTATTPLYGKLSDMYGRKPLFIAAILIFLVGSILCGLSGSMTQLVVFRGIQGLGAGGLMTLAMTTVADLVAPRERGRYQGYFGAVFGVASIAGPLLGGFITDALSWRWIFFVNLPLGALALAFFIFGFHRPRRVVSHRIDYAGAFLLTASTVALLLVLTWGGVQYAWSSWLIAGLAASVIVMILLLVQTERRSPEPVLVPHILRNGVFLIATSVMFLTFMGLFGASVFLPLFFQLVLGFAPARAGLMLAPMTGGVVIASFLGGRIVSRTGRYKILPVLGLAAATLAFLAVMWAAVAGASIGFIEVSLIALGAGFGLVMPNLMVAIQNAVLPAEMGSATAASAYFRSLGGTFGVAISGAIMTARLQGLHAEKWKGMAPGARSLLEQGVQQIQQLPAAQKEIVIGAYRHAISTTFLLGSIIIALAFVLVLFLPEHPLRSSHASPVRK; encoded by the coding sequence GTGTCAGAGGAACTCCCCGATATAGCGCCGGCGTCCCGGCGCGAGGTCAGGACCGTTTTCGCGGGCCTGATGCTGGCGCTCATGCTGGCGTCGCTCGACCAGAACATCGTCGGCGTCGCGCTTCCGAGGATCGTGAGCGACCTGGGCGGCCTTTCCCATCTGTCGTGGGTCGTCACGTCGTTCCTGCTCACCTCAACGGCAACCACGCCGCTCTACGGGAAGCTGAGCGACATGTACGGCCGCAAGCCGCTCTTTATCGCCGCGATCCTGATATTCCTCGTTGGGTCCATCCTCTGCGGCCTGTCCGGCTCCATGACCCAGCTCGTCGTGTTTCGCGGCATCCAGGGGCTCGGAGCGGGCGGCCTCATGACGCTCGCGATGACGACCGTGGCCGACCTCGTCGCGCCGCGCGAGCGCGGCCGCTATCAGGGCTATTTCGGCGCCGTCTTCGGCGTCGCCAGCATCGCGGGCCCGCTCCTCGGCGGGTTCATTACCGACGCCCTGTCCTGGCGCTGGATCTTTTTCGTCAATCTGCCGCTCGGCGCCCTGGCCCTTGCTTTTTTCATATTCGGATTTCACCGCCCCCGCCGCGTCGTTTCCCACCGGATCGACTATGCCGGAGCGTTCCTGCTTACCGCTTCCACGGTCGCGCTGCTCCTGGTGCTGACCTGGGGCGGTGTGCAGTACGCCTGGTCGTCGTGGCTTATCGCGGGCCTGGCCGCATCGGTGATCGTCATGATCCTGCTCCTCGTGCAAACGGAGCGCCGTTCCCCGGAGCCCGTTCTCGTACCGCACATCCTCCGAAACGGGGTTTTCCTGATAGCCACGAGCGTCATGTTCCTTACGTTCATGGGCCTGTTCGGAGCGTCGGTCTTTTTGCCGCTCTTTTTCCAGCTTGTTCTGGGGTTCGCGCCCGCGCGCGCCGGGCTCATGCTCGCGCCCATGACCGGCGGCGTGGTCATTGCGTCGTTTCTCGGGGGCCGCATCGTGTCCCGCACCGGACGGTATAAGATCCTCCCCGTTCTCGGCCTGGCTGCGGCAACGCTTGCCTTTCTCGCAGTCATGTGGGCGGCCGTGGCGGGAGCGAGCATCGGGTTCATCGAGGTCTCGCTCATCGCCCTCGGCGCGGGCTTCGGCCTCGTCATGCCGAACCTCATGGTCGCCATTCAGAACGCGGTCCTTCCCGCCGAGATGGGCTCCGCAACGGCGGCCTCGGCCTACTTCCGTTCGCTCGGCGGCACCTTCGGCGTCGCGATCTCCGGCGCCATCATGACTGCCCGGCTGCAGGGGCTGCATGCGGAGAAATGGAAGGGAATGGCGCCGGGGGCGAGATCCCTGCTCGAGCAGGGGGTCCAGCAGATCCAGCAGCTGCCCGCGGCGCAGAAAGAGATCGTCATCGGGGCGTACCGGCATGCGATCAGCACCACGTTCCTGCTCGGCTCGATCATCATTGCGCTGGCGTTCGTCCTGGTGCTCTTTCTCCCCGAACATCCGCTCAGGAGCTCTCATGCGTCGCCGGTCCGGAAGTAA
- a CDS encoding isoprenylcysteine carboxylmethyltransferase family protein produces the protein MNDLTRRTILGFVQLILGLGIALFAPGWTFDFWQAWAYLFVFVLSTALISAYLWKKDPKLLERRVHAGPGAEKERSQKLIQLFASLAFIGLFLLSSLDHRFVWSKVPLTAVIAGDVLAALGFLIIFIVFKENSFTAATIEVTSDQKVVETGPYAFVRHPMYSGALVMLLGTPLALGSWWGLLMFLPMTLVIVWRLLDEEKFLAEHLPGYPDYRKKVRYRLIPCVW, from the coding sequence ATGAACGATCTGACAAGAAGAACCATACTGGGATTTGTGCAGCTTATCCTCGGCCTGGGAATTGCGCTTTTCGCTCCCGGATGGACGTTCGATTTCTGGCAGGCATGGGCCTATTTGTTCGTCTTTGTCCTCTCAACCGCACTGATCTCCGCGTATCTCTGGAAGAAGGATCCGAAGCTCCTGGAGCGCCGGGTGCATGCGGGCCCGGGAGCAGAAAAAGAAAGGAGCCAAAAGCTTATACAGCTCTTTGCATCCCTGGCGTTCATCGGACTGTTCCTTCTGTCATCGCTTGACCATCGTTTTGTATGGTCGAAAGTTCCGCTTACCGCAGTGATTGCCGGGGACGTCCTCGCGGCGCTCGGGTTTCTCATCATCTTCATCGTTTTCAAGGAGAATTCATTCACCGCTGCGACCATCGAAGTTACCTCGGATCAAAAAGTTGTTGAAACGGGACCTTACGCGTTCGTTCGCCATCCCATGTATTCAGGAGCGCTCGTCATGCTCCTTGGAACGCCGCTTGCGCTCGGGTCCTGGTGGGGGCTCCTCATGTTCCTTCCCATGACGCTCGTGATCGTCTGGCGGCTTCTCGATGAAGAAAAATTCCTTGCTGAACATTTGCCCGGGTATCCGGACTACAGAAAGAAGGTGCGGTACCGGCTCATACCCTGTGTATGGTGA